One stretch of Flavobacterium sp. 9 DNA includes these proteins:
- a CDS encoding porin family protein, which yields MKKGLLLLFALLCFAPAHSQVLISLIFGDKLNSPFLEFGLEGGINLSTISGLDTSGTEPGFNLGFYFDIRSHKNPSWMINTGVIVKSPMGAHGLPVYSLDDVNLDNTFANGSVNRELRYFNVPILIKYQFKNGIYFKTGPQFGLLAKAFDEFKQEYDKDDVIYKKNIRDQIRVIDAGVALGAGYHMNVGNGLNFTVQYYYGLVPVMKGDGPNVYNRSLYITAGIPIGRGKAAQKRAEKEAELNKIVLPSDEAPQLKK from the coding sequence ATGAAAAAAGGTTTATTATTGCTTTTTGCACTGCTTTGCTTTGCTCCTGCTCATTCGCAAGTTTTAATTTCCTTGATTTTTGGAGATAAACTGAATTCGCCATTTCTGGAATTTGGTTTAGAAGGCGGAATTAATCTCTCCACGATTTCTGGTTTGGATACTTCAGGGACAGAACCTGGATTTAATCTTGGTTTTTATTTTGATATTCGATCGCATAAAAATCCCTCATGGATGATTAATACTGGCGTTATCGTAAAATCGCCAATGGGAGCGCATGGATTGCCTGTGTATTCACTAGACGATGTAAATCTGGATAATACGTTTGCCAACGGAAGTGTAAATCGTGAATTACGCTATTTTAATGTGCCTATTTTAATAAAGTACCAATTCAAAAACGGAATTTACTTTAAAACAGGACCTCAATTTGGTTTATTAGCCAAAGCTTTTGATGAATTCAAACAAGAATATGATAAAGATGATGTGATTTATAAAAAGAATATCCGAGATCAAATTCGTGTTATTGACGCCGGAGTTGCTCTGGGCGCGGGTTATCATATGAATGTTGGAAACGGATTGAATTTTACCGTTCAATATTACTACGGATTGGTTCCTGTAATGAAAGGCGACGGTCCAAATGTTTACAACAGATCTTTGTACATAACAGCAGGAATCCCAATTGGAAGAGGAAAAGCAGCACAAAAAAGAGCTGAAAAAGAAGCTGAACTCAACAAGATTGTACTTCCTTCAGACGAAGCGCCTCAGCTCAAAAAGTAA
- a CDS encoding DUF6660 family protein gives MKWITIILSVYLMALSNMPCADMEVDSAVHKTAQFSSEANHSHDKDNDLCSPFCACNCCGAQVLSYQTVATFDFQAVNPIISIQLPSYNSVFASNFYGSIWQPPQIA, from the coding sequence GTGAAATGGATAACAATTATATTGTCAGTTTATTTAATGGCGCTTTCAAATATGCCTTGTGCAGATATGGAAGTAGATAGCGCCGTTCATAAAACAGCCCAATTTTCATCAGAAGCAAATCATTCTCACGATAAAGACAATGATTTATGTTCCCCGTTTTGTGCTTGTAATTGCTGTGGAGCGCAGGTTTTAAGTTATCAAACCGTTGCAACTTTTGATTTTCAGGCAGTAAATCCTATCATTTCGATTCAATTACCAAGTTATAATTCTGTTTTTGCTTCCAATTTCTACGGAAGTATTTGGCAACCCCCTCAAATAGCATAA
- a CDS encoding efflux RND transporter permease subunit: MLDKIIQFSIKNKFVILLFTLVLIAWGSYSLKQLPLDALPDITNNQVQIITTAPTLASQEVEQLITYPLEQAVKTVPDIIELRSISRFGLSVVTVVFEDNVDIYWAREQIFQRLKQAEENIPAYAGSPELAPITTGLGEIYQYDVYAKKGYENKYDAVKLRTIQDWIIIPQLQGVKGVADVSTWGGKLKQYEIAVNPNTLNSLGVTITEIFEALEKNNQNTGGAYIEKDQYAYFIRGVGMAKDTKDLGNVVVKNRNGSPVLVRDVAEVREGVALRYGASTKDGKGEIVSGLVLMLKGENSSAVVNRIHERMIQINKSLPEGVVAEAFIDRGKLVDNAIGTVTKNLLEGALIVIFVLILFLGNLRAGLIVASVIPLAMLFAIILMNAFGVSGNLMSLGAIDFGIIVDGAVIIVEATMHHLQKLKLKKELSQGEMDAEVYNSASKIRNSAAFGEIIILIVYLPILALIGTEGKMFRPMAMTVGFAVIGAFILSLTYVPMMSALFLSKNTEHIENFSDRMMAWLESIYTPFLEKALQFKKIVLGISLGLFAFGLVVFNNMGGEFIPTIEEGDLAINATIMTGSSLTQMVETTTKYEQILKAKFPEIKTIVTKIGSGEIPTDPMPIESGDLIIVLKDKKEWKGKYHNWEDLANAMKEEMEVIPGANIEISQPIQMRFNELMTGSRSDIAIKIFGDDLEILDTKATELISKIKNIKGIGDLKADKVTGLPQITIKYDYNKIALYGLNISDINRIIRSSFAGESAGKIYDESKRFDVVVRMNENNRADITDVSNLFIPLPNGQQVPLSQVATVDYEQGPVQVVREDGKRRITVGLNVRGRDIKSVVEEIQQKLDKNYKLPAGYYVTYGGQFENLIEATKRLSVALPIALGLILVLLYFTFKSFKQAGLIFTAIPLSAIGGVFALWLRGMPFSISAGIGFIALFGIAVLNGIVLISYFNQLKTEGILDPLQRVLIGTKTRLRPVLMTAAVASLGFLPMALSTSGGAEVQKPLATVVIGGLVSATLLTLIVLPILYLLLEKKFNRKEREDLREERNED, translated from the coding sequence ATGTTAGATAAAATCATACAGTTTAGTATAAAGAACAAGTTTGTTATACTATTATTTACCCTTGTTTTAATAGCTTGGGGAAGCTATTCGCTCAAACAATTGCCACTTGACGCCTTGCCGGATATTACCAATAATCAAGTACAGATTATTACAACGGCGCCAACATTGGCAAGTCAGGAAGTGGAGCAATTAATAACATATCCTCTGGAACAAGCTGTAAAAACAGTTCCGGATATTATAGAACTCCGCAGTATTTCTCGTTTTGGATTATCAGTTGTAACCGTTGTTTTTGAAGACAATGTTGATATTTACTGGGCTCGTGAACAAATATTTCAACGTTTAAAACAAGCCGAAGAAAATATTCCCGCTTATGCCGGTTCGCCGGAATTAGCACCAATTACAACAGGTTTAGGCGAGATTTATCAATATGATGTTTATGCCAAAAAAGGCTATGAAAACAAATACGATGCAGTAAAACTAAGAACCATTCAGGATTGGATAATTATTCCGCAATTGCAAGGAGTCAAAGGCGTTGCCGATGTAAGTACGTGGGGCGGAAAACTTAAACAATACGAAATCGCCGTAAACCCAAATACACTAAATAGTTTGGGCGTTACGATTACCGAAATTTTTGAGGCTTTAGAAAAAAACAATCAAAATACCGGAGGCGCTTATATCGAAAAAGATCAATACGCTTATTTTATTCGTGGCGTTGGAATGGCAAAAGACACTAAAGATTTAGGAAATGTCGTGGTTAAAAACCGAAATGGTTCGCCCGTTTTAGTTCGGGATGTTGCCGAAGTCAGAGAAGGTGTTGCCTTGCGTTACGGAGCTTCTACAAAAGACGGTAAAGGCGAAATTGTTTCGGGTTTAGTTTTGATGCTAAAAGGTGAAAATTCAAGCGCTGTAGTCAACAGAATCCACGAGAGAATGATTCAGATTAATAAAAGTTTGCCGGAAGGTGTTGTTGCCGAAGCTTTTATCGACCGAGGAAAATTAGTTGATAATGCGATAGGAACCGTTACAAAAAACTTATTAGAAGGAGCTTTAATCGTAATTTTTGTCTTGATTTTATTTCTGGGGAATCTTCGCGCTGGTTTAATCGTAGCTTCAGTGATTCCGCTAGCGATGCTTTTTGCTATTATTTTAATGAATGCCTTTGGCGTAAGCGGAAATTTAATGAGTTTGGGCGCAATCGACTTTGGAATAATTGTCGATGGAGCCGTAATTATTGTTGAAGCCACAATGCATCATCTTCAAAAACTCAAACTCAAAAAAGAATTATCGCAAGGCGAAATGGATGCCGAAGTCTATAATTCGGCTTCAAAAATTAGAAATAGTGCCGCTTTTGGCGAAATCATCATTCTGATTGTCTACTTGCCAATTCTCGCTTTAATAGGAACCGAAGGAAAAATGTTCAGACCTATGGCGATGACCGTTGGTTTTGCCGTTATTGGAGCTTTTATCCTTTCGCTGACTTATGTGCCAATGATGAGCGCTTTATTCTTATCTAAAAATACAGAACACATAGAAAATTTCAGTGATAGAATGATGGCTTGGCTAGAATCCATTTATACGCCATTTCTAGAGAAAGCGCTGCAATTTAAAAAGATCGTTTTAGGAATATCACTTGGTTTATTTGCGTTTGGATTAGTAGTTTTTAATAATATGGGAGGAGAATTTATTCCAACAATCGAAGAAGGTGATTTGGCTATAAATGCTACAATTATGACCGGAAGTTCGCTTACGCAGATGGTTGAAACGACTACAAAATACGAACAGATTCTAAAAGCTAAATTCCCTGAGATTAAAACCATCGTAACCAAAATAGGAAGCGGTGAAATCCCGACAGATCCAATGCCAATTGAAAGTGGTGATTTGATTATTGTTTTGAAAGACAAAAAAGAATGGAAAGGCAAATATCATAATTGGGAAGATCTGGCGAATGCAATGAAAGAAGAAATGGAAGTAATTCCGGGCGCTAATATTGAGATTTCGCAACCTATACAAATGCGTTTTAACGAGTTAATGACCGGAAGCCGAAGCGATATTGCCATCAAAATTTTTGGTGATGATCTGGAAATTCTGGACACAAAAGCAACAGAGTTAATTTCGAAAATAAAAAACATCAAAGGAATTGGTGACTTAAAAGCCGATAAAGTAACGGGTTTACCGCAAATAACGATTAAATACGATTACAATAAAATCGCATTATACGGATTGAATATCTCAGACATTAACCGAATCATTCGTTCGTCGTTTGCCGGAGAAAGTGCCGGAAAAATCTATGACGAAAGCAAACGATTTGATGTTGTCGTGCGAATGAATGAGAACAATCGCGCTGATATTACAGATGTGAGCAATTTGTTTATTCCGTTGCCAAATGGTCAGCAAGTGCCGCTTTCGCAAGTTGCGACGGTAGATTATGAGCAAGGTCCGGTGCAAGTCGTTCGCGAAGATGGAAAACGTAGAATCACAGTTGGATTAAACGTTCGTGGACGAGATATTAAAAGTGTTGTCGAAGAAATTCAGCAAAAGCTGGATAAAAATTATAAACTTCCGGCAGGTTATTATGTAACGTATGGCGGTCAGTTTGAGAATTTAATCGAAGCTACAAAACGACTTTCGGTTGCGTTGCCAATTGCATTAGGATTGATATTGGTATTGCTTTATTTCACTTTTAAAAGTTTCAAACAGGCAGGATTAATTTTTACAGCAATTCCGTTATCGGCGATTGGGGGAGTTTTTGCGCTTTGGTTACGCGGAATGCCTTTTAGTATCTCGGCAGGAATTGGTTTTATAGCCTTATTTGGAATCGCGGTTTTAAACGGAATTGTATTGATTTCGTATTTCAATCAGCTTAAAACCGAAGGAATTCTAGATCCGCTGCAAAGAGTTTTAATTGGAACCAAAACCAGATTACGTCCCGTTTTAATGACCGCAGCCGTAGCTTCTTTAGGCTTTTTGCCAATGGCATTATCGACAAGCGGAGGAGCAGAAGTTCAGAAACCTTTAGCAACCGTAGTTATTGGAGGTTTAGTTTCAGCGACTTTATTGACATTAATCGTTTTACCGATTTTGTATTTGTTGTTAGAGAAGAAGTTTAACCGCAAAGAGCGCGAGGATTTACGCGAAGAACGCAATGAAGATTAA